The genomic stretch ACAATCAATTAGAAGTGGACATGTTGCCTTAGACCTTATTTCAGAAGGTGAAATCATTTTTACTTCAGAAATCAAACTAAAATTGGTCTGTGGGATGGCCAActtgaaataaatgaaattagCTGTAGAAATGTGTTGTCATTCCCCTGCAATAAAGTTTTAATTCTTGAGTTGTAAAAGCTTGTCACAAGGAATTGTGGCACAAATGTTTGACAGTTTTGGAGACAAAACActtgctttgcttgttttgcttaaTAACAATCTGAGGTACTGGTACTTGCAACctgattaatgtatttatttaagttcaATACAGGGTATtgtacacacacagcttccttaattttaaattattcctATAACTTCCATAGTAACTTTGGTTGTGTACGGAAATGTTTGTACCAGACTTGGTCCTTAAGAAATTAATGtggaaaatgaatatttttttttttttttgctggattaTGTCCAGAAAGGTATTAAACTACCTATTTCTATTGTTTGCTgaataaatatgtactgcagataGATTAAGCTACTGTTCAAAGCTATGTTGTGAAAGTTAATTGCATGTGTGGAGATACCAAGTTATGAAAATATTAACAATGGACATGGGTAGCACAAAACAAAGGCTTCTGATGCAGTTACAGGAGTTTAAAAGTAGGTTCTGCCTTCagttggttgaaagggaaactagAACTAGAGCAAGTTGTAATTTTTGTGCTTGCAAAacagttgtgatttttttttgtaaaataggaCACCAAGCCCATTGATACTTGATCAGAACTACATTAACACCAAAAACCAAGTAATCAAAGCAGAGAGGAGAGTGCTGAAGGAACTGGGTTTCTGTGTTCATGTGAAGCATCCCCACAAGGTgagttaaaatattgtatttcagcAGTAATTTAAAGCAACTCTTAGGCAGATATTCAGGGTTAAATATAGGTTATTTGTTCTATAATAAGTTCTATCAttttttagcagtttttaaatattGTCAATAATATTTGAACTGTCAAAGGGCCCACTCAGAATTTCCTTATATGTAAATTGTATAAttttttggtgtaattttttaaattacagatcATTGTAATGTACCTTCAAGTTCTTGAGTGCGAGAAAAATCAAACCCTCGTCCAAACAGCTTGGTAAGTTACCTTTTTCcatctatgtatatattttaaccaGACATTTTCATCAGTGTTAGTTGCAAGCTGTTCTTTAAGGTCTGTTTGCATTAACTTTGATAATGTTGCAGTTGTGCATCTCCCAAGgacttttttttctgacagtaaCTTGCCATTCTATATTTTCATGGcctgacttttttattttttatatatactttaagGAAGAATTCAGTTTAACTTTGTCCTTTTTTTCTACTCTTTAATTAAAGGGTAGTCCATGATGGTAAGTCTCATAGAAAGAACTCTGCCCTCTGAACTCTGCTCCTTCAACCACATGACCTCAGGAATCTCCCAATTGGCTGCCCTTCTCTCCAGCCAATCCAGTGCAAGCTCTCATCCGAGATTCACTGAAGTGGTCCTATTTCATCTGGCAACATCATCTTGTTTTCTTGGGTGTCAAAGGATTTGTATTTTTGCTTACAGGTGTAATTGTTCATTTAAGTAGCAATGTAGaaatttaaaagcactgtttttgtatttagatACAAATAActaaaagtatacattgcaaaacCAGTTTATGCTAttaaccaagtttttttttttttttttttttttttttttttttttttttttttttttacaaaagttaaGTAgtagatatttacatttttttcttacataAGTATTGGAAAATGTGACTTACAGTCTTGAGGAATCTTTTCCAGGCTCCAGTCCTCACAAGCTGGGTCTTCAAGCAGAGAAGATTGTAAGCGTGTCCTGTAAATGGAACCCTTAATCTTGCTTACTAAGACTTCATCTTGGGCTGGGTTGGGttttcttttgaattttgaaaaacacaatttaaaggtAGTTTGAGCTGTACAGTTCTTTTGCCATCTACAGATCAAGTTCAGACATGTTGCCAGACATACCTTCtttgaaatgcaaatgcaaaagTTTTTCTGTTGATGTAAAAGTAAAACCAGTCCTAGATGTCCACTTGGCCAGTAAACACTTCAGTGATTCAGTTGATAGGAATTTGTATTTTAAGGACTGGTGTTTTAACACaggttttattcattttcagattcctgttttctcatttattCCTTGTGGAATAATTTTTAAATGAGTGAAAATTCTATTTGTTAACTGAAAAAATTCTATGACTTTGTCGATGATGTATCTGAATTTGTATAATGGTTCGCAAACATTTAAGACTACACCAGCCCTTTCAAAATGCACGAACAGGAGTCCTAAtccaaataaaatatatgtttaatactAGAACTGCTggattttcgaactacctagaaccgccatgtggatcactttgacccatacatttttatactgctttgttatgaaaatgaaagacatactatcggatacaactgaaaagttgtattcatgaacatcatatttAGCATTTACATTGCAGAAAcactttaaatggaaaattaaacataaatgctTCATTTTTATAATGAGCTGCATATACAGGATGACTTACagtgaaaaaacaataaaatacgcttcaaaagaaacaggtatgtacatatacccatgtacaggtgtaaactggtatatgtacacaaaataaagaaccaaaatcattgtttctaatactacataaaacgAAATTACAACACTGCTTCCTGTTtgacggctgcattgtactctggAGGAGCGTGTGCGTCTGctagctgtgttgtaaacacggacgcagttccattgaacactattgtgtaaacttgtacatacaaacctgtaaaaccgaaatgtgtttttttctaaaagtaatataaaaaataatatataaaacgtTTCATTTTAGGCACATACGTTGTTATCCTAGCTGTcgtttcagtttgctgtatgcattaaGATTAAATACTTCcatctgatatattcccagttgcatttatggaacaaaacaaaggattgttgtcttccaggtacattgaaaaataagcaactagccTTTCActgttggcatcttgacaaatccacagtCATAGCAATCTGTCTAGTCGCCTGTCTACAAACaaaagcttgaaataaaaaaaacaaacacgtgtGCTGGGAGGAGGGGGCATGTCTTTgctgatttacaaaaataatagaacatcttatgttatattaaaaaagacacGTAATGCATGGATCACATTGACCCACATGGCGCTTCTAGGTAGAACTATAAATTTATCACTTTGATTCTTGCTGTGAAACGATGTCaggatatttaaataatatatttaggaaGTCAACAATAGACATACACATATGACTTAAAACGGAAGCATAATTAACATTAAGTGTAAAATGGGTAACAGTGGCctgcatggtggttctagtgttaagcagTAATATTAAACTTAGTCCAGAATCCCTAATTTCTAGTGAGCCTATACCATAATTTAGGTGGGGGTTTAGGTTTATTAAGTATGAGTAGCTCGGTTCTCTGCGCAAGTTTTCATCAGATTCATACCCATAACACAAATAGTTACCAGTGGAAAGACTTGGTATTGAAGATTATtggaaatatgttttaaatatgcatttgatTGGGAACATCTGGACATTTTGGATTTTTTGAAGCACATTCCATTATGGATCTAGTCAACATAACATATTCCTAATCAGTGTTTTGCACAGATGGTATGTTGAGTTggtttatcttttttctttcttgaataTGCAGTGAATTGAGGCATGTTTTGGAGCCAAATAAAAGCAGATGTTCTAGGATGTGGAGAGAAAAAAAGGACAAGTTAAATTGAGTCTCCAGTTGCTGTTACATGTTTCTTAATGCATGCTTTCCTTTAGCTTTCATTTAATTGGTATAGTGAACAGGTCAGGATTTTCTTGATTGTTTTTCAGGAACTACATGAATGACACACTGCGAACAAATGTGTTTGTGCGATTTCAAGTTGAAACGATTGCCTGTGCCTGCATCTATCTTGCAGCAAGAGCCCTTCAGGTGAGTTGAGACCATCTGTTGTACTGGGGTGCTGTTTCCACTCAAGATCATGTTTGGTTATcattaaataagtaatttatatTAATGGTGTGGTTGATACCTGGACTAAAATGGCTGTCACtgccttatttattttattttattttctttaatgaaattcaatcacattttttaaattttagatccCACTTCCCACCAAACCACACTGGTTTATGCTGTTTGGAGCCACTGAAGATGAGATTAAGGAGATTTCGATAACCACTTTAAAACTTTACACAAGGAAAAAGGTAAGATTTAATGAGACATTGTGATTTAAATCAGTCAGTCTTTCACAAACAATGGGATGGGCTACTTgatgattttttacattttaagttaatgtaatttttctttaaCAGCCTAACTATGATTTACTTGAAAAAGAAGTTGAAAAGAGAAAAGTTTCACTCCAGGAAGCAAAACTGAAGGCCAAAGGATTAAACCCTGATGGAACGCCAGCTCTTTCAACATTAGGGGGGTTTTCACCTGGCTCTAAACCATGTAAGTTTTGAATATAATCTTTAATCTTGATGCATAGCTGTGGTGTGTCCAACTTCATTTAAGCTTGTTCACTTGGAAGTCGTGTATatattgaatttgttttattgtattttcaggtTCACCAAGAGAGGGTAAAAGTCTGGATGAGAAGTCTCCAAATTCACAGAACTCAAAGGCTGTCAAAAAGGAGCCAGACGATAGACAGCAGAGCTCCAAGAGCCCTCATAATGGGTCAGTACtatataaatgttttagttttaatgggaagttagtttaaaaaaaaaaaatctgtactatAGTCCCTTTCAACAGCTTGCAGAATAGTCTGCTTTTAGATACGCGTAAAAGTATTGTCAATGACCTTGTAGTTTGGTATATTTTATACTGCAATTTAGATGAATGCAGTATAGGAATTGACAGAAACAAGATATAATACGTGACAGACAAAATCTGAGCTCTGTTTCTCCCTTTTGTTATCTAGCCTTAGGAAAGAAAGCAAGAGGAGCAGAAGTGTGAGCAGAACACCGTCAAGGACTAGATCAAGGTCACGATCTCGAACACCAAGAAGACAGTAAGTAAAACTATAGAAGTTTTGTCAGTGTTAAAAGCAGCTCGCTATATAACCAACATAACCTAATTCTTGAGTCTtgcacttttaatattttttttttccttcaacatTTCAGTTACAATAACAGAAGAAGCCGTTCTGGTACGTTCAGCTCACGATCTCGCAGCAGGTCCCCCAGCAGAAGTCTTACTCCTCGTCGTTTACAGAACCATGGGTCTCCTCATGTCAAATCCAAACATCGCAACGATGACCTCAAGATTTCAAACAGGCACAGCCACAAAAGAAAGAAGTCTAGAAGCCGCTCTCGTTCTCTCAGCAAGACCAGAGACCGGTCTGAGACTGCTAAGAAACACAAGCATGACAGGGGACACCACAGAGACCGGCGAGAGAGATCTAGATCTTATGATCGTACACACAAAAGCAAACATCATGGCAGCAGTCATTCAGGGCACAGCAGGCACAGGCGTTGAACGTTGGCTGTTTTGTGAGAACATTGACTTAAAATTCTGAACCTTAGTTTAATGTAGGACTTCTGACTACTTTTTTCAATGTAGAAGATGGAAcgtgttgtaataaaaaaaaaaaaataaaaagctttgatttttttataaaagcatatTTTCTAAATTGTATTCAGGAAATGTAAAGTTTTGCACAGTTAAAACGATACCCTGGATAGTAACAAATGATCAGTTGTAAGAAATTGTTTACTGTATAGATGAGTGAAAAAAGGGTTTCTGGAGAAGTATACCTTATATTTTTACAGCTGGGTGCAGACACTTTTATTTAAGACTTCTTTCTCTGTTCGAGCTGTAGTTAATTTGTTACATTGATTTTTAGTCTGCACATGTGTATTGtctgatttttacaaaaataaaaaaaagtaaatatttcagTGTGAAAGATTGTTTGGGGGCGAGGGAACAAATTAAAACTAAGGAAATGTTAGAAAGTCCCTGACTAAACAGTGTTCATAAACGTACTACAGCTATGTAACTATACACACCTTAAAACAAGTGGAAGAAAACATGAGTCATGAGGCTACATCAGTCTTGTAGAACTACTTGAAGTGTTCTGTTCatacaagtcattttttaaatgtacagtgaaATCTGTTTGTCGTGGAGCAAAATAATTGAACGAGGTATATTGTTTTGAGTACCTCCTTAATCACAAGTTCACTATGTTTGGCTTGGGCAAATCATATTCCTGCCATTCAGCTCTTTGAAGGTGTTTAAAGTGAAGGTTCTTTACTAAGGTTTTCTAAGGTTCTTTTTTTGTCATAATAGACATGCAAAGATATTGTAACCACAAGAGGGTgacaaaaaaacatgattataacTGGAATACTGTGTGTTTTCTGCCCTCTTGAACACTTGCATTACTTTGAAACTTTTCAAAACACGCTTAGCCCAGAAACCAGTACACCAGCTACTTGATTGAAATGTAATTGAGCTGTTTCCCTAGCTATTGCAGCTAGAATGAGTAAATCAACAAATTACCTGCTTGCAATAAGATCGGGTCTTAGTTTGAGTCTAGGTAATGATTCAGTTCTGCTTAAAAATAAGTAACTGACCTTTGAGATAAATAGTGATGTGCAAAGATTGAAATCCAGCATATAGGGTAGACAACATGATTTTGTAAACTTAACAAGTGTATAATTGGAACAGCAAAATTGAAACTGCCCAATATTTCATGCATCAAGATTtgaatttaaagttatttttgtatttgattaatCATATATGACTACTGTTAGTAAAATTAGGTTTAACGGTACAGACCTTGAGTAGTAGTAGGATTATGCAGTTTATTTGTTGAAAATTGACAGAATATCACATTCACGTATAAGTAATTTTCTAGTTCCTTGTCACTGGTCTTTGCTATCCAACTTTTAAGTACCAAACCCAATAATCTTTTAAGAGTCCAATGCCCTCTTGGAAGCCACAACAATTAGGTTTTAGTGGTTGTTGCTAAATAGTATACAATTAATTGGTGCATAATATGCATGTTGCAAGTGCATGAACACAGCTGTTGCACTGATAGGAGTAAATAAATGAACCAGTAGCCTTTTTCTGTTAGCGCTGGGCAGATGCAGGATTTTAGTACTGCTGAGCCTGTGATGCAAGATGATAACATTTAAGCTGCTATTCAAGCTCAAGGGGGTGCTGCAGTGCAGTCAAATACCAGTCACCAGTGCTTTGTGTGATGCAGCACTAGCTTTACTGTTGGTACATCAGTATGCACTAGCTATCAAAATCAGATCAACTAGGCACTGCTATTCAACAAAAAGTAAGTCAAGCATACCCATTTCTCATACAGTTTAAGGTAGATATGGAATCGCTGATCAAGTTTGAGCTACCAAAACATGAGTAAAATGGGTTATGTTTCACAATGCTTTGTCTGCTAAATACATTTCTGAGAGCTAATATATGACTGCTGCTAGAAATGacagctgtgtatttttttactatttgtaaatcctttttcctttttatttctttttttttgtaaaacacccTGTGAAGCCTATAGGTGAGAtacaaatgaatacaataaatgtCCTCAGCATTAAACATTTTGTAagcattttttgtaagtttaaacATTCCTGAACTTGTAAAATGGTTTTTATGCAGTGATTCACAGTGGTTTTTCCATAGAAACTGTTATTGCAACAGTGACTACCATATGTTTTAACAATGGGGTTAAGTTATTTTGTTTGAGGGGGTGGTGACATGCTATGTTTATCATAAGCTTTCACTTTTGGTTGTGGTTATACACAATCTTGCCATAAGCTGTAATTACTTTTCAGGGAAGTGACTACACATCAAGTGAAGGCATTCTCTCACATGTCATCCTTATCAAAGTATTTCTAGGTagattaataaactgcaataatGTGTACTATCTTTGTTGTTACAACCAGCTTGCATTGCCACGGCAACAGTAAAATTTACTCACAACAGAgaccgcaataaaaaaaaaaaacaacacacattctcaCTGCTGTGAATTATACATTTTGACTCCCAACATCAGGGAGTGGCTTGTAATATATGGCCATGCTAAAATTCTTCAGTCTTTCCTTATAAATCATTATGTGACAACACTTAGTCACAGTTCCTGAAGTTTCTTGTCATTGAATCTAAAGAAAAACTGCAGAATGCAATACAGTGCCTGCATGATCTGTTTTAGAAAGATTATTGCTGATGCCAATACAACATTCCAAAGGTAATGGActataaattatttttacaacaaTGAAAGGGCTTCTTGGAGCTTTTAAAATCTGCCAAGCAGCAGGTCACAAGACAGGGAGACCAGCTAAAGCATGCTCACGCCTTGTAACACAGCTTTCAgacagggttgccagatttctaaGAGAAACATAGCAACCTCGTTCTTCAAATCAAgctcaaaagaagaaaaaccCTAGCCATACCCCATTTCGCTTGCCAACATTTTAGAACCTATAATGGGGGAGGGTGGTGTCGTTACTTTCCATTCTGCTATTAGGCCTACTTAAGATACATGTGTTTGAGATATACAGTACATCTAGCCTTACACGACTCAtgtaattttgaaatatgtatttagaaaataaaatgaaaggtagacgcatttaaaatcatgtaaaCGATAAATCATTTGCCTTTTTCCATACACTACTTGCATAATAATGCGAGTGCAGTATCAATTACCGTCTTTAGCAGTATAATGCAGTTCAGATACTAACTTTCCACTCAAATGACGACGTCACTTACTGCGTTGCATGCACTCGAATATATTAATAGTCTTGCAGGGAATGACGATATGTTGAGAGGGTCTAGACAGAGTGCgattatattaaatgtataaaaaaattattaactgCCATTAATTGACAGtccaaaattatatattataagggAGCCaactcttttgcatagtggtatCAGTGCCATGCTCAGTGCTGGAAGTCCCTGTTCACATCCCACCTTCGCCTGCGGAACCGAGATTAAGATGATgtccaaaatgtacatttaatttgtgaTACCGAAAGTTCACAGTAAACCacgtcaataaataaataaatagcttaagTAATCACATGAACAAACTTCAACAAAACGAAGATGTACGCTCATATCTTACattaatgcaaaattcagcacaACAGCGGTGTGAGAAGAAGCGAACTGGGGGAGGGGTGTGAGGCTAATACCTCTTTTACACTGGGACACCCGACCAGTGAGGGTCCCAGGCCCTCACGGGTGCTTTTACACTGGCAATATACCCGACCCGAGCCTCCTCCGGCCCGATAACATATCTGAATCTGGCTCTGGGCCGAAGCAGGCCATGGGCGGGGAGGCTGGTGAATCTATAACCTTATTGCTTTTGCCTTtatatcaaattcaaataagcTTTATTCGCATGACACTGGTGTTGCCAAagcttttaaaatcttaaaattcaGTTAAACTACGCTGACCCAAAAGTGCAAGTCAGTGTCATCTTAAAAAGTGCAGGCGAAACTGAAAATGGGGAGCATCTTAAAAGGGTGGAGAATACAAAACATGACGACTATAAAAACGTATGACGGAAATACAAATGGGCAGCCCATTTTCAGATTCGCCTGTTCATTTTAAGACGACACTGACTTGCACTTTTGGGCTCTTATATCTTTATATGTTAAAGTTTCTTTTTTCAACGTAAACTGTCATTGAAGTTGTCTTTtcacagattaaaataaaactaaaatcttgtggatttgtactgtatttatatttttgtcgATTTCACTAAATGTGAATCTCCATACTATAGCGCGcacagggaaggcagcagcagggctggtaggtgacgtagtcatacacaaaaacataagcccgatatacgctccttgcaaaggagccagctgtTTTGGTactggcgctatgctttagtgcgagaggtaccgggtttgcgcccgccctccgcctgtgcgTGGATGGtttcaccctgtgtgatgcgcctgtctgcaTTAACCGAAATCACTACAATAATTaacagtttgtaattatttgacaAGCAAGTCAATGTTTTGATTTAACTTGGGCCCTCCTGTTAAGTCTTACACAGAAATAATGAAACTCCTTTCACTTACATTAGATAAGCCGTGTGGCtttaatgttgcttcataaataAGTTAATCATAAATGAAATAACACTGAAAACTAAGGTCCATCTTTGTATAGAGCTGTAATAATCAACATATTCAGTCATGACTTCATggttattttttatcattattactaATGATAGGCTTAAAAGAGCATACTGCATGCAAATGTTTGAACGACAAAGCATGAGGAAAAAATGCCTCCTCTCTATGCTCTGCAACTCGTCACGTTCATTACGCGTGAGGTAATTTGATTGGGTCGGCTCTTCAGTGTAAAAGCAACTCAAAGTGCCCGAGCCATACCGGGCTGGCTTGGGTACCTGGCTggtgtgccagtgtaaaaggggcacAAGTGTGCAGACTTGGAAGGTTATAGTCTTGTGCTGCGCAATTAGTCTGGGAACCTACAGTTTTTATACATGCATTGACCACAAacatttgccatgctttttacTTTTGACATAAGCGACCAGGAACAAACAAAGCCCAGTTTTAAGTGGAACTGGCAACACTGCTTTCAGGTTTACCAGCACCATTTATTTTAACCCTGGTTGTAGCACGTATATTAACAAATCCAGTCAGAAATTACTTTAAACCTCGGGGGACTCCTAAGTCCCAGTCTAAGgttgtgtataaatatatgtaaaaataaaataaaataaacaagtttattCTTCAactcgacaaaaataattcaggactgaaagggttaaaaggatTTCATCTTTACAACCTTTTCAATCCCATTGCAAAGATCAATTGAAGTGCTTGATATGAGACTTTGTTTTAGGTCGTGTCTGGGCAGCATCCCCGTTTGGAAAGTTATACCTCACTGTGGTGTCGTGGTGTGCGGTCAAGGCTGGCTGGCGGCAGGAATAGCAAACGCAGACACGGAAGAGTGCAATTCAGCGCTTCTGCACACTTGTATTAcataacaattcaaataaaagatttaaacaaacacacaagcaaaccAAAACAGTACAGCTATCCCACCGCTTAAACAGGAAGCACATTCCATGACTCCCAGTCTTCTCTCTACACTGCTAACAAACACTGCTTTGTTACTTTGACATGGTGTGTTGTCTCCTCCATGTGGCTAAGTGTCTGATCAGCTAACCAGGAACTGTATGTGTAGCATTCTTGGGCTGATCAATCAGACAATTAACCTCCCCAGAAAGACAGCACATTAAAACCTTATTTAaaaaccatgtggctgtgcaaatggtggccatcttggctccaggcACTTCCCCCACTCTTGAGCCAAGATTGCTGCCAGCCACAGAAACACAAATTTTACTGTGCAGGACCTCTGACCTGTCACTCTCACATTCTCACTGGCAAATGACATCATACCACAGCTGGTAAGGCAACTATTTTGCATGATTCTTGTCATCACCAATAAATAGTGCCTAAAATCCCAATTTTAACAGCAGTATATGGCCTCTTCCTTTAAacaccattgaaaaaaaaaaattctagagaTAAAAGCCATTTGTTTTGCAGTGCCTCTGCCCTCTTTTGATCCAGTCCATAATCTGTCAAGATGATAACATCTGTAACACTGAATCAGGAATGAAGTCTAAAAGGGTTTCACAATTCTGATGATTGTTTTTGATCAAGTTAGATGTAGTtgtgttcagcaggacagtttgggGCAGTTTTTGACAGTTCAGGGTTTTTAAGTCACAACCCAAttcattctggtacattttacctgtctcaggtactaTTCTTACCTTTaggagaagcaggactacacttaacagaatgcattgggttgtgagttgaaaagcctgaactatcacAAACTGTCCTGCTGAATACAGAGCCATATGAATTCATCAATATCCATTACATGTCAATACATCAGTCCATCAAGGGCTGTCACACAGGTATTTCAAGCAGGACATGCATTTCAGCCACACCTGTTTTAAACAGGTTAGTCCATTTCTGTATTTGCTGAAGAGACGACACTTTAATTCTTGAACTCTGTCACCCAGTATACTAGGTCACACCATTGCTTAGAGAAGCAATGGCTAACAGCTAATCAATGGTCAACAATATCAAAATACGATTTTAGAATATAATTTGTTTAACTGAAATATACAGAATTTATTAATTTGTTGGTGGTGTCTAGAGATAACTGATTTAATAAAGTTAGATTTCAAATAATTTCTGGGTAGAAAGGAAGATTATGTAATAGTA from Polyodon spathula isolate WHYD16114869_AA chromosome 11, ASM1765450v1, whole genome shotgun sequence encodes the following:
- the LOC121322735 gene encoding cyclin-L1-like isoform X1; the protein is MASGGHPGVTNSSTDNEGILIGDRVYSEVFLAIDNSLIPDERLSTTPSMSDGLDLHNETDLRILGCELIQSAGILLRLPQVAMATGQVLFHRFFYSKSFVKHSFEIVAMACVNLASKIEEAPRRVRDVINVFHHLRLLRGKRTPSPLILDQNYINTKNQVIKAERRVLKELGFCVHVKHPHKIIVMYLQVLECEKNQTLVQTAWNYMNDTLRTNVFVRFQVETIACACIYLAARALQIPLPTKPHWFMLFGATEDEIKEISITTLKLYTRKKPNYDLLEKEVEKRKVSLQEAKLKAKGLNPDGTPALSTLGGFSPGSKPCSPREGKSLDEKSPNSQNSKAVKKEPDDRQQSSKSPHNGLRKESKRSRSVSRTPSRTRSRSRSRTPRRHYNNRRSRSGTFSSRSRSRSPSRSLTPRRLQNHGSPHVKSKHRNDDLKISNRHSHKRKKSRSRSRSLSKTRDRSETAKKHKHDRGHHRDRRERSRSYDRTHKSKHHGSSHSGHSRHRR